The sequence CACCGGTTTTCCGCGCGACACCCCTTCCATCTCCTCGGCGGTGATGTACCAGCCGTCGACCGACAGAAGCTCGGCCTCGTTGCGGCGGCAGAAGATGCGCGCGGCGGTGTTGCCCAGCGCGCCCGCAGAAGCCCGCCCGCGCAGCGTGCCGTAGACATGGATCGAGCCGGCGGCGACGATCTCCGAACCGGACGCGACCGAGCCCAGCACGATGACATCGCCATGCGCATGCATGATCGCCTGGCCGGAACGGATCGGCGTCTTGATCATCAGCGTGCCCGAATCGTAGTGCGAAACCTGCGGCCCGCTTTCGTCAGTCTTGCTTGCGCCAGCCTTGCCCTTGCCGGCGGCGCCGGCATCCGCGCGGCCCTCCGTGCCATGGTCCGGCGCCCTGCCCTCGGCAGCCTTGCCGTCCGGCTTGCCGGAACCCTCTTGCCCGCCCTTGCGGCCGGGCAGCAGCCCCTCCGTCGTCGCCTCCTTGGCGCCGACCAGCAGAGGCGGCAGGTCAGGCCCGAGCGAAGCCCCTTCCAGTTCGATGGCATAGATGCGGATGCCGCGCGTCCCCAGCTCCGCCACCAGCGCCGCGATCTCGCTCGGCGCGGGCTTCAAAACGTTCAGATCGAGCAGCACCGGCCGCCCGGCAAAATAGCCTGGCGAGTTGCCGATCCAGTGATCCAGCCCCTGCAGCCACTCCACCATGGGCGCTTCCGGGGTCAATGTGAAAGCGACGAAAGAACGGGCACGAAAGCGAATGGATTTGGCCTCGAGGGGAGCGGCAAAGGTCACGGCTGGCGAATCCTTACTGAGAGGTAAACGCTAGCGAGGGAATGGTTAACGAATGGTTAACGGAGGGGAGCAACTTGGCAGTCTTCGAGGAATTGGAAGGTCGCCAAAACGCCAGTTGCGGCCGCTGCCCGCAACACACTGAATGTCTTGATAGAGGCCGGGAGCGGACTGTCCAGTTTTCGGCGGGGGCTGTCGCTAAAGCTCCCCTTGGCTACTTACTTCACATGCCAGTTTTCGGCCCTAGCCTCTTCCATAGTCAGAGCTGATAAGTCGCAAAACGCGAGGTTGACCGAGCAAAGGGCCGGGGCGACTAACCGGCTTCGATAGCGCACCGCTTCTCGGTTTGCGTCTTGGGCGCCGGGCCATGGCTTTAGCGGCGGGCTCCCGGACATTGTCAGCATCTCGCGCGAGTCGAGGCTCCAGCCCCCGAGCGGTCTTGGCGATCCGTCCGGCTGCTCTGTCTGCATCCAATTACGAGCGGTGCGATCAACCCTTTCAATCCTCTTATCGATCTCTTATCGATTTTTCCGAGTAGCCCTCGCACCACCAATTGCAATGGGTCCGCACAACTGGCGAGCGGTGCGGGTCAGGCCAAGTCCCGCCGGCCGGAGCCAGCGGGCTGAGATGTGCGGTCGACGTGTGCTATTGTGTCGCCGCCTCGTCGCATGTTGATGGCACCAACGACCTGGATGTCGTTCCCTGTCGGCAGACCGCCGCGAAATAACCAAATCCCGCGTAGTGGTCACCGCGTGTTGTTTCCGAAGCGCTCGAGAAACCAGGGCGGCTTCGCGCGTCTGGTACGCGACGGAGGTCGACTTCCGTCAAATCACTCCTTAAGCAACGGAAAGTGCAGGAGCATCGAAATGGTCAGACTTGCCGCCAGTATAGCCCTGCCTGGTGCCCGGGCCGTTCAAGACGGTGTAGGGGAACACTGTCGGGATTGCGCTGGCGTCGTCGAGGCGAGCAATCTGTTCCACCGAGAGGCGAACGTTTGCCGCTGCAAGATTGTTTTCAAGCTGCGCAACGGTCCGCGGTCCGATAATCGGGAGCGAGCCCTTGGCTGCAACCCAGGCAATCGCGACCTCCCCAGACGTCACGCCGACCTCCTGCGCGACAGCGATCAAAGTGTCGAGAATTTCTGTTCGCTGTAGCGAATTTTCCGGCTGGAAAACGTTTCCGCCGAATCCTTCGCGACGGCCCTTCTCGCCTCTGCGATACTTACCGGTGAGCATGCCGCCGCCGAGTGGTGACCATGCAACCAGACCAAGACCTAGCGCCTTGCCTGCAGGCAGCAACTCCTGCTCGGTCGTACGTTCGACCAGGCTGTGTTCGTACTGCAGGCCGGCGATCGGAGCGACACCGCGAAGCTCGGCGATAGTAGCCGCCCGCGCGACACGCCACGCCGGGAAATCAGAGAGGCCCGCGTACAGGATCTTTCCCGAGCGTACGAGATCATCAAATCCGCGCACGATCTCCTCGGCCGGTGTCACACCATCCGACATGTGGATCCACAGGAGATCGATGTAGTCGGTCTTCAGACGCTTAAGGCTGTCCTCGACCGAGATAACCATCGCCTTGCGGCTGTTGCCAGTCGCCAAGATACCGCCTCTGGAACCTGCCGGCATCGAGTACTTCGTAGCCACAACGAAATCTTCACGTCGCCCGGCCAAGGCCTCGCCCAGGAACTCTTCGGCTTGGCCACCTTGGTAGACACCCGCAGTGTCGATGAAGTTGCCGCCGGCTTCCGCATACGCATCGAAAATGCCCAAGGATTCGTCGCGTTCGGCGCCGTACCCCCAGCCCGTACCGAAGTTGCCCGTTCCGAGAACCAGTTCGGAAACCCGCAGTCCAGTGTGCTCGCCGAAAAGTTTGTATCGCATAGGTGTCTCTCCATTCGTTTATTGATGGCGATCGCAATCAAACCATCTGCGCACTAGATA comes from Mesorhizobium japonicum MAFF 303099 and encodes:
- the minC gene encoding septum site-determining protein MinC — encoded protein: MTFAAPLEAKSIRFRARSFVAFTLTPEAPMVEWLQGLDHWIGNSPGYFAGRPVLLDLNVLKPAPSEIAALVAELGTRGIRIYAIELEGASLGPDLPPLLVGAKEATTEGLLPGRKGGQEGSGKPDGKAAEGRAPDHGTEGRADAGAAGKGKAGASKTDESGPQVSHYDSGTLMIKTPIRSGQAIMHAHGDVIVLGSVASGSEIVAAGSIHVYGTLRGRASAGALGNTAARIFCRRNEAELLSVDGWYITAEEMEGVSRGKPVQAFLDGDGLRVETLS
- a CDS encoding aldo/keto reductase, encoding MRYKLFGEHTGLRVSELVLGTGNFGTGWGYGAERDESLGIFDAYAEAGGNFIDTAGVYQGGQAEEFLGEALAGRREDFVVATKYSMPAGSRGGILATGNSRKAMVISVEDSLKRLKTDYIDLLWIHMSDGVTPAEEIVRGFDDLVRSGKILYAGLSDFPAWRVARAATIAELRGVAPIAGLQYEHSLVERTTEQELLPAGKALGLGLVAWSPLGGGMLTGKYRRGEKGRREGFGGNVFQPENSLQRTEILDTLIAVAQEVGVTSGEVAIAWVAAKGSLPIIGPRTVAQLENNLAAANVRLSVEQIARLDDASAIPTVFPYTVLNGPGTRQGYTGGKSDHFDAPALSVA